The following are encoded together in the Acanthochromis polyacanthus isolate Apoly-LR-REF ecotype Palm Island chromosome 14, KAUST_Apoly_ChrSc, whole genome shotgun sequence genome:
- the mfsd9 gene encoding major facilitator superfamily domain-containing protein 9, with the protein MNNQRCSTLFLKARGRTRTIQCIYVVGFMDLFGVSMIIPLLSHHVKALGASPTVAGIVGSTYGILQLFSSTVVGSWSDVVGRRYSLLTCLLLSALGYSLLGMSTSIALFVLARIPVGLFKHSLSICRALLSDLVSESERPLVMGHFNAASSVGFILGPVVGGYLTEHEGGFYTSSFACAAIFLINAGLVSMLPWSETPASRNDPNSSNHCSKSVHNGSQANNHLPVLTANTEADSRADGKLHAAFRWRDVSLSQLVWRQLSSVGSKIHMVALSDMWDLFLVRLLMAVAIMLYYSNFSLAMEERFSLKPKVTGYLISYSSTLGALAGFLVGPVTQLYGNNMSALLFHSTVLTSSLIFLYATAPSVWQVLLTSTFFAISTTIGRTCVTDLELQRGGVQASGTLIGAGQSVTAVGRVLAPLLSGLTQEFSPCGPPSLGVVLALAAVGLLLIRIPKWDGRGTKKAVKLRN; encoded by the exons ATGAACAACCAGAGATGTAGCACTTTATTCCTGAAAGCAAGAGGACGGACGAGGACTATCCAGTGCATCTATGTGGTGGGCTTCATG GACCTGTTCGGGGTGAGCATGATCATCCCGCTGCTCAGCCATCACGTGAAGGCTCTGGGGGCAAGTCCCACTGTGGCTGGTATAGTAG GATCCACGTACGGCATCTTGCAGCTGTTCTCGAGCACAGTAGTT GGCAGCTGGAGCGATGTGGTGGGACGGCGGTACTCTCTGCTGACCTGTCTGCTGCTCAGCGCTCTGGGTTACAGCCTCCTCGGGATGTCCACCAGCATCGCTTTATTTGTCCTCGCACGGATACCTGTGG GGCTCTTCAAGCACTCCCTGTCCATCTGCAGAGCGCTGCTGTCTGACCTGGTGTCTGAGTCGGAGCGCCCCCTGGTGATGGGACACTTTAACGCAGCCTCCAGCGTGGGCTTCATCCTGGGTCCTGTGGTGGGAGGCTACCTCACAGAGCACGAAGGAGGCTTTTATACCTCCTCCTTCGCTTGTGCTGCCATCTTTCTCATTAATGCTG GGCTGGTATCGATGCTGCCGTGGAGTGAGACGCCAGCCAGCCGTAATGATCccaactccagcaaccactgtAGCAAGTCTGTACACAACGGCTCTCAGGCAAACAACCACCTCCCAGTGCTGACGGCAAACACTGAAGCGGACTCCAGAGCTGATGGGAAGCTCCATGCTGCTTTCAGGTGGAGGGACGTGTCTCTGTCCCAGCTCGTCTGGAGACAGCTGTCCTCTGTAGGCTCCAAGATCCACATGGTGGCCTTGTCTGACATGTGGGACCTCTTCCTGGTGCGTCTTCTGATGGCCGTCGCCATCATGCTCTACTACAGTAACTTCTCTCTGGCCATGGAGGAGCGTTTCTCACTAAAGCCGAAGGTGACGGGTTATCTGATCAGCTATAGCAGCACTTTAGGAGCCCTGGCTGGGTTCCTGGTGGGACCAGTCACCCAGCTCTATGGGAACAACATGTCTGCCCTGCTGTTCCACTCCACAGTGCTCACCAGCTCGCTTATCTTCCTTTATGCTACTGCGCCCAGCGTGTGGCAGGTGCTGCTCACCTCCACCTTCTTTGCCATTTCCACCACTATTGGACGGACATGCGTCACAGACCTGGAGCTGCAGAGGGGAGGAGTCCAGGCCAGCGGGACTCTGATTGGAGCCGGACAGTCGGTTACAGCTGTGGGTCGAGTCCTGGCTCCTCTGCTGTCCGGTCTGACCCAAGAGTTCAGCCCCTGCGGCCCCCCCAGTCTGGGGGTGGTGCTGGCTTTAGCGGCTGTAGGTTTGCTGCTGATCAGGATCCCCAAATGGGACGGGAGAGGGACGAAAAAAGCAGTCAAACTCCGAAATTAA
- the tmem182a gene encoding transmembrane protein 182: MKLSVALFFAGLFGALAAVFILLSFGTDYWLLASESCHPTPEGSVGPGDVTVERGDVVMQGSSSDVTLYHEGFFWRCSFGGNAGDENLLWKLWFTNQAHSKECMPAYLFPFPVSHQTHNATEYDSAIIYRGFWSVFMLIGVAAVALGGFFIICAAPFASHRLYKTGGSLFLTSALFLLCVVIMYVLWVQVLDVVDVYIDHQRSSLCPGFSLSLTYGLSFMFAPVGIFFCLLAGLLFLLIGRTIQIHYH; encoded by the exons ATGAAGCTTAGCGTGGCGTTGTTTTTTGCAGGGCTCTTCGGGGCGTTGGCAGCTGTGTTTATCCTTCTTTCTTTTGGAACTGACTACTGGCTGCTGGCCTCAGAGAGCTGCCACCCAACCCCTGAAGGATCCGTGGGCCCGGGCGATGTGACCGTAGAG CGTGGGGATGTGGTGATGCAGGGCTCCAGCAGTGATGTGACTCTGTATCATGAGGGCTTCTTCTGGAGATGTTCCTTTGGAGGCAACGCAGGAGATGAAAACCTGCTGTGGAAGCTCTGGTTCA caaACCAGGCTCACTCAAAGGAATGCATGCCCGCCTACCTCTTCCCATTCCCCGTGTCTCATCAGACCCACAACGCCACAGAGTACGATTCTGCCATAA TCTACAGAGGATTCTGGAGCGTCTTCATGCTCATTGGTGTGGCCGCTGTAGCGCTCGGTGGCTTCTTCATCATCTGTGCTGCTCCGTTTGCCAGCCACCGTCTGTATAAAACAGGAGGAAGCCTCTTCCTGACATCTG CTCTGTTCCTGCTGTGTGTGGTCATCATGTACGTACTGTGGGTGCAGGTGTTGGACGTTGTGGACGTCTACATCGACCACCAGCGCTCTTCTCTGTGTCCGGGCTTCAGTCTGTCCCTCACCTACGGTCTGTCCTTCATGTTCGCCCCCGTTGGCATCTTCTTCTGCCTCCTGGCCggccttcttttcctcctcatcGGTCGAACCATCCAGATTCACTACCACTGA